In the genome of Colletes latitarsis isolate SP2378_abdomen chromosome 9, iyColLati1, whole genome shotgun sequence, one region contains:
- the LOC143345397 gene encoding uncharacterized protein LOC143345397, whose protein sequence is MAMNEDFNFAELCRLCSLKSNHQLQIFDKEGEQRQLLFKIRSCIPAVITKEDALPKNICQRCVYKLDMFYEFRVSCMTTDTVLKNYADSLKHLAATVIQGTEKDKMSNGSQQQQQRSAYAEAHAVAHAAVQQHMAQQAAQARLAGPGPPATPQAPNPTFTLPDDGLGYDDGVRVLRSLGTWSPDYSAAMRPGGVMPPFPGAMDQQFASRAPTINQPLRTTNNVPSRPGFASKATNTGEPAIKAFACTVCGKGLARKDKLVIHMRIHTGEKPYSCEVCGKAFARRDKLVIHMNKLRHRPGVAPLSTPAAPNSDQQQQQQQQAQQQQQQQQQAQQQQQQQAQQQQQQQTRQDTIHKLKEEPVSWACELCGRALATREEWMQHARSHLEASAPPQHAAPYFPASTAPPQPYASERHFCLMCRTDFTDKAEFMFHVRSHFEPHVQQTPPQHSSVKQAGDPATAELIARGLVDPSGLCS, encoded by the exons ATGGCAATGAACGAAGACTTCAATTTTGCCGAACTGTGCAGACTTTGCTCATTGAAGAGTAACCATCAGCTTCAGATCTTCGACAAAGAAGGCGAACAGAGGCAGTTACTTTTCAAAATACGTTCCTGCATTCCTGCTGTG ATAACGAAAGAGGATGCATTACCAAAAAATATCTGCCAGAGATGCGTTTATAAACTGGACATGTTTTACGAGTTTCGTGTAAGCTGCATGACCACAGACACGGTGCTAAAAAATTACGCGGACAGTTTGAAGCATCTCGCTGCGACAGTGATCCAG GGCACGGAGAAGGACAAGATGTCTAATGGTagccagcagcagcagcagcgatCGGCTTACGCGGAAGCGCACGCGGTGGCTCATGCCGCAGTACAGCAACACATGGCACAACAAGCCGCGCAAGCGAGGCTGGCAGGTCCTGGCCCACCTGCAACACCTCAAGCGCCTAATCCCACGTTTACTTTGCCCGACGATGGCCTCGGCTACGACGACGGCGTGCGCGTGCTACGTTCCCTCGGAACGTG GTCTCCGGATTACTCAGCGGCGATGCGTCCTGGCGGAGTGATGCCCCCGTTTCCCGGTGCGATGGATCAGCAGTTCGCCAGCAGAGCACCGACAATAAATCAACCGTTGAGAACGACGAACAATGTACCGTCTCGTCCGGGATTTGCATCGAAGGCTACCAATACGGGCGAACCGGCGATAAAGGCGTTCGCCTGCACCGTATGCGGCAAAGGGCTTGCCCGTAAGGACAAACTCGTTATTCACATGCGTATCCATACCGGGGAGAAACCGTATTCCTGCGAAGTTTGCG GAAAAGCGTTCGCGCGCAGAGATAAGCTAGTTATTCACATGAACAAACTTAGACACAGACCGGGGGTAGCGCCGCTGTCTACGCCCGCTGCCCCGAATTCGgatcagcagcagcagcagcaacagcaggctcagcagcagcagcagcagcaacagcaagctcaacagcagcagcaacagcaagctcagcagcagcagcaacagcaaactCGACAGGACACTATACACAAGCTGAAAGAGGAACCGGTCAGTTGGGCGTGTGAGTTGTGCGGTCGAGCATTGGCCACGAGAGAAGAATGGATGCAACATGCTCG GTCTCATTTGGAGGCGTCGGCCCCGCCACAGCACGCTGCTCCTTATTTCCCAGCGTCGACGGCGCCACCGCAACCGTACGCGTCCGAGAGGCATTTCTGTCTGATGTGCCGTACAGATTTTACGGACAAGGCCGAATTCATGTTCCACGTGCGCTCGCATTTCGAACCCCACGTGCAGCAAACGCCGCCCCAGCACTCGAGTGTCAAACAGGCTGGCGACCCGGCGACGGCGGAACTCATTGCACGCGGTCTCGTCGATCCATCGGGATTATGCAGCTAG
- the Cpr19 gene encoding cuticular protein 19, with amino-acid sequence MSAIFAFLLCTIALVSCRSSNGQYQSPQQAAILSDARYLAGDGTFGAAYSQEDGVEFKEESDVYGNRRGSYSYVDPTGQRRTVSYTAGKDGFQASGDGIPVPPPQVAPQPEYVPLPQYNPPDYQPPRYNPPPQQHYQRPNPPVYEPQPQPQPQPQPSYQPEPQYQYRPQPPPPEAQPFPSYNNNPRPQYQPPPRPLPQYNAITTPPPRRFYPPGKLSFNRTPDGYSYTFSKS; translated from the exons GCGTTCCTGTTATGCACGATCGCGCTGGTTTCGTGTCGATCGTCGAATGGCCAATACCAATCGCCTCAACAGGCAGCGATTTTGAGCGACGCGAGATATCTAGCTGGAGACGGGACTTTTGGTGCCGCTTATTCGCAAGAGGATGGCGTCGAGTTCAAAGAGGAGAGCGACGTCTACGGAAACCGTCGTGGGTCTTACTCCTACGTCGACCCGACTGGACAAAGGCGTACTGTGTCGTACACAGCTGGAAAAGACGGTTTCCAG GCGTCCGGGGACGGTATTCCCGTTCCACCCCCGCAAGTTGCACCCCAGCCGGAGTATGTGCCATTGCCACAGTACAATCCACCGGACTATCAACCACCTAGATACAATCCACCCCCGCAACAGCATTATCAACGACCAAATCCACCAGTGTACGAGCCTCAACCACAACCACAGCCACAGCCACAGCCTTCGTATCAACCTGAGCCACAATATCAATATAGGCCACAGCCTCCACCACCCGAAGCCCAACCATTTCCCTCGTACAACAACAATCCTAGGCCACAGTACCAACCTCCACCCAGACCACTGCCACAATACAACGCGATCACGACGCCACCCCCGCGCAGATTTTATCCACCTGGAAAACTGAGCTTCAACAGGACCCCTGATGGCTACTCCTACACGTTCAGTAAGAGTTAA